A region from the bacterium genome encodes:
- a CDS encoding tRNA-binding protein — protein MDNEPKTIIYEDFEKVDIRVGKIVEISDFPEARKPAYKLKIDFGSEIGIKQSSVQAVGAHTKEELLNSFVCCIVNFPSKQVGPFRSEVLTLGFKNSSGDGWVLIEPKTDSITLGSKLS, from the coding sequence ATGGACAACGAACCAAAAACTATAATTTACGAAGATTTTGAAAAAGTAGACATTCGAGTTGGAAAAATCGTTGAAATTTCTGATTTCCCAGAAGCACGGAAGCCAGCATATAAACTCAAGATTGATTTTGGTTCCGAAATCGGGATAAAGCAATCAAGTGTTCAGGCAGTCGGAGCTCACACAAAGGAAGAATTACTCAATTCTTTCGTCTGCTGTATAGTCAACTTTCCATCCAAGCAGGTAGGTCCATTTAGATCTGAGGTTCTCACTCTCGGTTTTAAAAACAGCTCTGGTGATGGATGGGTACTTATTGAGCCGAAGACCGACTCAATAACTCTTGGAAGTAAATTATCTTAG